A DNA window from Desulfonauticus submarinus contains the following coding sequences:
- a CDS encoding ATP-dependent 6-phosphofructokinase yields the protein MSLKKKLNTLVETLGQAKIHSPLKTCRFINEKNTLTLPIPKELLDENDQGPYSIVCEEAGPRQLLYFDPPKTKCAIVTCGGLCPGINDVIRSIVMTCYHNYNVASVVGIRYGLQGLIPKYGHPLVELDPSTVSNIHEFGGTILGSSRGHQSPEEIVDSLERLNINILFMIGGDGTMKAARAIYKEIKKRKLKLSVIGIPKTIDNDIYLVSQTFGFDTAVEKATEAIRCAHTEAIGAPNGIGMVKLMGRESGFIAAQATLALKEVNFVLIPEVPFNIHGENGFLSHLEKRILSRGHAVVVVAEGAGQDLFDNLGTDASGNKKLGDICAVLREEIKKYFTSKNIPYTLKFIDPSYIIRSIPANANDRVYCGFLGQHAVHAGMSGKTNMLVSRLQDRYIYLPISIVTQKRRKLNPNSNYWSAVLSSTGQPLNME from the coding sequence ATGAGTTTAAAGAAAAAATTAAATACCTTAGTAGAAACTTTAGGCCAAGCAAAAATTCATTCGCCCTTAAAAACTTGTCGTTTTATTAATGAAAAAAATACTCTAACCCTTCCTATTCCCAAAGAACTATTAGATGAAAATGACCAGGGACCATACTCTATTGTATGTGAAGAAGCAGGTCCGCGCCAACTTCTATATTTTGATCCACCTAAAACAAAGTGCGCAATTGTGACTTGTGGTGGACTTTGCCCTGGAATCAATGATGTAATTCGTTCTATTGTAATGACGTGTTATCATAATTATAACGTCGCCTCAGTTGTAGGAATCCGTTACGGCTTACAAGGACTTATCCCCAAATACGGACACCCCCTTGTAGAATTAGATCCATCTACTGTGAGCAATATTCATGAATTTGGTGGAACAATACTTGGCTCATCTAGAGGACACCAATCCCCAGAAGAAATTGTAGATAGTTTAGAAAGATTAAACATTAATATTCTTTTTATGATTGGTGGCGATGGTACAATGAAAGCAGCTAGGGCTATCTACAAAGAAATCAAAAAACGCAAACTTAAATTGAGTGTAATTGGAATCCCTAAGACCATAGACAATGACATTTACTTAGTTTCTCAAACTTTTGGCTTTGATACTGCTGTAGAAAAGGCAACAGAGGCCATCCGTTGTGCCCATACTGAAGCCATTGGAGCTCCAAATGGAATTGGAATGGTAAAGTTAATGGGCAGAGAGTCTGGATTTATTGCAGCCCAAGCCACATTAGCTTTAAAAGAAGTAAATTTTGTCTTAATTCCTGAAGTTCCGTTTAATATTCATGGGGAAAATGGTTTTCTTAGTCATCTAGAAAAAAGAATTTTATCCCGAGGTCATGCTGTAGTTGTTGTAGCAGAAGGAGCAGGACAAGATTTATTTGACAATTTAGGAACAGATGCTTCAGGTAATAAAAAATTAGGAGATATTTGTGCAGTATTAAGAGAAGAAATAAAAAAATACTTTACAAGTAAAAATATACCCTATACTTTAAAATTTATAGATCCGAGTTATATTATTCGTTCAATTCCAGCTAATGCAAATGATCGAGTATATTGCGGTTTCTTAGGACAACATGCAGTACATGCAGGAATGAGTGGAAAAACAAATATGCTTGTCAGTAGACTACAAGATAGATATATTTATTTACCTATTTCAATAGTTACTCAAAAAAGAAGAAAGTTAAATCCTAATTCTAATTACTGGAGTGCAGTATTGTCCTCTACAGGACAACCTTTAAATATGGAATAA
- a CDS encoding patatin-like phospholipase family protein, with translation MEKIGVALGAGAARGWAHIGVLKALQESELKINWVAGTSIGALVGAVYAAGKIDDFAKDILKMDWKRVLSMVDLVFPRNGLIDGRKVVDFLKQYLPSKIEELQIPFAAVSTDLYTGEEIVLKTGSTIEAVRASIAVPAIFTPVIKNKKCLVDGGLVNPVPVNVVKSLGAKKVLAVDLNYRRKKNKKAQIEIKLLNNKKDSEWLEKISKKVKNKLSKIEIPLLEEVKSWMTKAEDIPHIFEIMHTSITVMEERLTNILFEVCPPDFLIRPSLGSIGFMDFHKGKEGIEMGYLETKKLLKSLNIDKI, from the coding sequence ATGGAGAAAATAGGTGTTGCTTTAGGTGCTGGTGCTGCTAGAGGATGGGCTCATATAGGGGTTTTAAAAGCTCTTCAGGAATCTGAATTAAAAATAAACTGGGTAGCTGGGACAAGTATAGGGGCATTAGTAGGAGCTGTTTATGCTGCAGGAAAAATAGACGATTTTGCTAAAGATATTTTAAAAATGGATTGGAAGCGCGTATTATCTATGGTAGATTTAGTTTTCCCAAGAAATGGTTTAATTGATGGAAGAAAGGTTGTTGATTTTCTAAAACAATATTTGCCATCTAAAATAGAAGAATTGCAGATTCCTTTTGCTGCTGTAAGCACAGACTTATATACAGGAGAAGAAATTGTTTTAAAAACAGGCTCTACTATAGAAGCTGTTAGAGCCAGTATAGCTGTCCCTGCTATTTTCACACCTGTCATAAAAAATAAAAAATGTCTTGTAGATGGAGGATTAGTTAATCCTGTTCCTGTGAATGTGGTAAAATCTTTAGGTGCTAAAAAAGTGCTTGCTGTAGATTTAAATTATAGACGCAAAAAAAATAAGAAAGCTCAAATAGAGATTAAATTATTAAATAATAAAAAAGATAGTGAGTGGTTAGAAAAGATTTCTAAAAAGGTGAAAAATAAACTGTCCAAAATAGAAATACCTTTGTTAGAAGAAGTCAAATCTTGGATGACCAAGGCAGAGGATATACCTCATATTTTTGAGATAATGCATACTTCAATTACTGTGATGGAAGAAAGGCTTACGAATATTCTTTTTGAAGTTTGTCCTCCTGACTTTTTAATTAGACCTTCTTTGGGAAGTATAGGCTTTATGGATTTTCATAAAGGCAAAGAAGGGATAGAAATGGGTTACTTAGAAACTAAAAAATTATTAAAATCACTTAATATTGATAAAATTTAA
- a CDS encoding Hsp20/alpha crystallin family protein, producing MAKLVLNPWLEIQNMRDEILRLMDEVESKGEEKSECALWKPKTDIYETEEFFVLEIELPGIAEEKIEVEIKGRELRIYGERRLEKDVCGSEYHLLERSYGPFARKFIVPEYVDTREISAKLQKGILVISLLKKKHISKNIKINIEEG from the coding sequence ATGGCTAAGTTAGTTTTAAATCCATGGCTAGAGATTCAAAATATGCGGGATGAAATTTTACGGTTGATGGATGAAGTGGAAAGTAAAGGAGAAGAGAAAAGCGAATGTGCCTTGTGGAAACCCAAGACAGATATTTATGAAACAGAAGAATTTTTTGTTTTAGAAATAGAGCTTCCTGGCATTGCGGAAGAAAAAATTGAGGTAGAGATAAAGGGAAGAGAGTTACGTATTTATGGTGAACGTAGGTTGGAAAAAGATGTATGTGGCAGTGAATATCATCTTTTAGAGCGTTCCTATGGGCCTTTTGCTAGAAAATTTATTGTTCCAGAATATGTAGATACGAGAGAAATTAGCGCTAAACTTCAAAAAGGTATTTTAGTAATTAGTCTTTTGAAAAAGAAACATATATCTAAGAATATCAAAATTAATATAGAGGAGGGATAA
- a CDS encoding RsbRD N-terminal domain-containing protein — protein MKFYSLLKEKKKTILNHWFEDLLSSYPPESAQFFKSNLNKFTNPVGNTFRLNLERIFDELLKEKSSKELLDWVDGIVRIRSLQEFSPSLALNFVFSLKRVVWDILKKDIKKQNLYEEYNQFVQKTDELVGLAFDLYMQCREKVWSQKANYMNSRVHRLLERAGLIKEVGEL, from the coding sequence ATGAAATTTTATTCTTTACTTAAAGAAAAGAAAAAAACGATTTTAAATCATTGGTTCGAAGATTTGCTTTCTAGCTATCCACCTGAATCTGCGCAATTTTTCAAATCTAATCTAAATAAATTTACCAATCCTGTAGGCAATACCTTTCGTTTAAATCTAGAAAGAATTTTTGATGAACTTTTAAAAGAAAAAAGTTCCAAAGAACTTTTGGATTGGGTAGATGGAATTGTACGTATTCGTTCTTTGCAAGAGTTTTCCCCGTCTTTAGCTCTTAATTTTGTGTTTTCTTTAAAAAGAGTGGTTTGGGATATTCTTAAAAAAGATATAAAGAAGCAAAATCTTTATGAGGAATACAACCAGTTTGTGCAAAAGACAGATGAATTGGTTGGGTTAGCTTTTGATCTTTATATGCAGTGTAGAGAAAAAGTATGGAGTCAAAAGGCTAATTATATGAATTCGAGGGTGCATAGGCTCTTGGAAAGAGCTGGACTTATAAAAGAGGTAGGGGAGTTGTAA
- the dsrM gene encoding sulfate reduction electron transfer complex DsrMKJOP subunit DsrM produces the protein MKAIYSLFLVFGLVLIALLGAGALGLHYLFGVVIPYVAVLFFIVGFVLRVVKWGKSPVPFRIPTTAGQEFSLPWIKQNKIDNPSTTWGVILRMFFEVVTFRSLFRNTKVELYDGPKLAYASSKWLWLFALMFHYSFLTIFVRHMRFFTEPVPFIFQALDKVDGMLQIGAPHIYMTDVVILVALGYLLLRRLVVPKIRYISLPADYFPLFLIFGIVISGILMRYFVKTDVIGIKQLTMGLVTLKPTIPEGVSAIFYIHVFLVSVLLVYFPLSKLMHMGGVFLSPTRNLANNNRMKRHINPWNYPVKVHTYEAYEDEFREKMVEAGLPVEKPLEQQPAESKE, from the coding sequence ATGAAAGCGATTTATTCACTCTTCTTGGTCTTTGGATTGGTGTTAATTGCCCTATTAGGGGCAGGAGCATTGGGCCTCCATTATTTATTTGGGGTGGTTATACCCTATGTGGCCGTGCTCTTTTTTATTGTAGGTTTTGTGTTGAGGGTTGTTAAATGGGGCAAGTCTCCTGTTCCTTTTAGAATTCCTACAACAGCGGGTCAGGAATTTTCTTTGCCCTGGATAAAGCAAAATAAAATTGACAACCCTTCTACCACGTGGGGCGTTATTTTACGTATGTTTTTTGAAGTGGTCACTTTTAGATCTCTTTTTCGTAATACTAAAGTTGAGCTCTACGATGGTCCAAAACTTGCCTATGCATCTTCTAAATGGTTGTGGTTGTTTGCTTTGATGTTTCATTATTCATTTTTAACTATTTTTGTTCGTCATATGAGGTTCTTTACTGAGCCTGTTCCTTTTATTTTTCAGGCTCTAGATAAGGTTGACGGGATGCTTCAAATTGGAGCTCCTCACATTTATATGACAGATGTAGTTATTTTGGTTGCTTTAGGGTATCTTTTATTAAGAAGACTAGTGGTGCCTAAAATTCGCTATATTTCCTTACCAGCAGATTATTTTCCTTTGTTCTTAATTTTTGGGATTGTAATATCAGGTATTTTAATGCGCTATTTTGTAAAAACTGATGTGATTGGTATTAAGCAACTTACAATGGGGTTGGTTACTTTAAAGCCAACTATTCCTGAAGGTGTAAGTGCAATTTTTTATATTCACGTGTTTTTGGTTTCAGTATTGCTTGTATATTTTCCTTTAAGTAAACTTATGCATATGGGTGGAGTTTTCTTAAGCCCCACACGAAATTTAGCTAATAATAACAGGATGAAAAGGCATATTAATCCTTGGAATTATCCTGTTAAGGTTCATACTTATGAAGCTTATGAAGATGAATTTAGAGAAAAAATGGTTGAGGCTGGGTTACCTGTAGAAAAACCTTTAGAACAACAGCCAGCTGAAAGTAAGGAGTAG
- a CDS encoding trypsin-like peptidase domain-containing protein: MLKKIGILIGIFFAFLDVCVFAQPGIELRKNLIVRAVEHVSPSVVNIYTQKIIEQEINPFSSIFGFSFFDDFFPPDFKQKFVQKSLGSGFIIDHVSRYVLTNAHVIEGAYQITVKLLDGREYKAELVGSDPDFDLAILKIQGKGKLPVARLGTSKDLMIGETVIAIGNPYGFGHTVTTGVVSALKRTIKTSQGLFTDFIQTDAAINPGNSGGPLVNILGEVIGINTAIYKEAQGIGFAIPIDKAKNVQKDLVVRGYVQPVWLGIMAQDVTPEIASYLGLKQAKGVLVTEIFPNTPGFKIGLKPGDVLVRINNYEIGDKDEYIDLLKNFTSKDEIRLWIWHKRKIIKQKLFLSPLTSSTCLELMRKRWGIEVKDRRGKKGVVVTKVYSRTPAFLLGLHPGDLIIKVGGIAVNSVKQMAMLFSRLRLKNRVLFLVVRDGQGYYVHLRI, encoded by the coding sequence ATGCTAAAAAAGATAGGGATTTTAATAGGGATATTTTTTGCCTTTTTAGATGTTTGTGTTTTTGCTCAACCAGGCATTGAATTAAGAAAAAATCTTATAGTAAGAGCAGTTGAACATGTTTCTCCTAGTGTAGTAAATATTTATACACAAAAAATAATAGAGCAAGAAATAAATCCATTTTCTTCTATTTTTGGATTTTCTTTTTTTGATGATTTTTTCCCTCCAGATTTTAAACAAAAATTTGTTCAAAAAAGTTTAGGCTCAGGATTTATTATCGACCACGTAAGCCGTTATGTTTTAACTAATGCTCATGTTATAGAAGGAGCTTATCAGATAACAGTAAAATTATTAGATGGTCGAGAATATAAGGCAGAACTTGTTGGTTCTGATCCAGATTTTGATCTAGCTATTTTAAAAATTCAGGGTAAGGGCAAGTTGCCTGTAGCTAGGCTTGGTACTTCTAAAGACTTGATGATAGGAGAGACAGTTATTGCTATTGGGAATCCTTATGGTTTTGGTCATACTGTAACCACAGGGGTTGTTTCTGCTTTAAAAAGGACAATTAAAACATCTCAGGGATTATTTACAGACTTTATTCAAACAGATGCAGCTATTAATCCAGGTAATAGTGGAGGGCCGTTAGTAAATATTTTAGGAGAGGTAATAGGTATTAATACAGCTATTTATAAGGAGGCCCAAGGAATAGGCTTTGCCATTCCGATAGACAAGGCTAAAAATGTGCAAAAAGATTTAGTAGTAAGAGGATATGTTCAACCTGTTTGGCTGGGCATAATGGCTCAAGATGTTACCCCCGAGATTGCCTCTTATTTGGGGCTAAAGCAAGCTAAAGGTGTTTTGGTTACAGAAATTTTTCCAAATACACCTGGTTTTAAAATTGGCTTAAAACCTGGAGATGTATTAGTTAGAATTAATAACTACGAGATAGGCGATAAAGATGAGTATATTGATTTATTAAAAAATTTTACCTCTAAAGACGAGATTAGGTTATGGATTTGGCATAAGAGAAAAATAATAAAACAAAAACTTTTTTTAAGCCCTCTTACTTCCTCTACGTGTTTAGAGTTAATGAGAAAAAGATGGGGAATAGAAGTTAAAGATAGAAGAGGGAAAAAAGGTGTCGTGGTTACAAAAGTTTACTCTCGTACTCCTGCCTTTCTTTTAGGACTTCATCCCGGGGATTTAATTATAAAGGTTGGAGGAATAGCGGTAAATAGCGTAAAACAAATGGCAATGCTTTTTAGCAGGCTGAGATTAAAAAATAGAGTTTTATTTTTAGTAGTTAGGGATGGACAGGGATATTATGTACACTTAAGAATCTAA
- the htpX gene encoding zinc metalloprotease HtpX, giving the protein MSNQIKTFIFLAFLTAIILFFGRALGGEQGLIIAFILALMMNIGSYWFSDKIVLAMYQAREVSEQEAPFLHQIVEELARKAGIPKPKIYILPQDVPNAFATGRNPNTGVVAVTEGILKILSQEELKGVLAHEIGHIKNRDILIQTIAATLAGVIMFVASMVRWAVIFGFGRSDEEDGGNPLLALVMAIVAPIAAMLIQLAISRSREYLADETGAALCGNPEYLASALEKLDAYSRHMGAAQVSPATAHMFIVNPLRGESLMALFSTHPPIQERIRRLREMRYSF; this is encoded by the coding sequence ATTAGTAATCAAATTAAGACTTTTATATTTCTTGCTTTTTTAACTGCTATTATTTTGTTTTTTGGAAGAGCATTAGGTGGAGAGCAAGGATTGATTATAGCTTTTATTTTAGCTCTTATGATGAATATCGGTAGTTATTGGTTTAGTGATAAGATTGTGTTGGCAATGTATCAGGCAAGAGAAGTGAGCGAACAAGAGGCTCCTTTTTTACATCAAATAGTAGAAGAATTAGCGAGAAAAGCAGGTATTCCAAAACCAAAGATTTATATTTTACCTCAGGATGTTCCCAATGCCTTTGCTACGGGCAGAAATCCAAATACTGGGGTAGTTGCTGTAACAGAAGGTATTTTAAAAATTTTATCTCAAGAAGAGTTAAAAGGTGTTTTAGCCCATGAAATTGGTCATATAAAAAATCGAGATATTTTAATTCAGACAATTGCCGCTACTTTGGCAGGTGTAATTATGTTTGTTGCTAGTATGGTAAGATGGGCAGTTATTTTTGGTTTTGGAAGAAGTGATGAGGAAGATGGAGGAAATCCACTATTAGCCTTAGTGATGGCAATAGTAGCTCCTATAGCTGCTATGTTGATTCAATTGGCAATTTCTCGTTCAAGAGAATATCTTGCAGATGAAACAGGAGCTGCTTTGTGTGGAAATCCTGAATATTTGGCCTCAGCTTTAGAAAAATTAGACGCCTATTCTCGTCATATGGGTGCTGCACAAGTTAGCCCAGCCACAGCCCATATGTTTATTGTAAATCCTCTTCGTGGAGAAAGTTTAATGGCTTTATTTAGTACCCATCCTCCAATTCAAGAAAGAATAAGAAGGCTTAGAGAGATGAGGTATAGTTTTTAA
- a CDS encoding UTP--glucose-1-phosphate uridylyltransferase encodes MTSSIDCITNTDTELLSYFKPFALKMESQGIPPIVINLFKCYFSQLLFGSQGKLTKKEILPLKKDELKTLKQVSKYTSVGKKVLKKLVVFKLNGGLGTTMGLKKPKGLIPVKNNKNFLELSIEQIEILRSKHKQNIPLIFMNSFYTHEATMKFLEKNLNTEGIPSSFVQNKFPRIFKKDLSPAKWSNDPQLEWNPPGHGDFYTALFTTRLLDILLDKGYQYAFISNCDNLGAKLDLGILGYLAKEELSFIMEVTERTHVDKKGGHLCRLLKNYRLALRELAQCPSNELSEFQNIKLYSFFNTNSLWLDLKQIKKIFLRHKLMPLDLIINEKHIDSADSSSPLVYQLETAIGSAISAFDFAEAINVPRNRFSPVKTTSDLLLIRSNCYNLDQDKNITLRNTQDCLPKIILDPKFYKNLHDFEKRFPYPVKIQNCSQIEIYGNIFFGKNIIFKDKVKIINKTDKEIYIEDKTISSELIIEN; translated from the coding sequence ATGACCTCAAGTATAGATTGCATTACTAATACAGATACAGAACTTTTATCTTATTTTAAACCATTTGCTTTAAAAATGGAAAGTCAAGGTATACCTCCTATTGTTATCAATCTATTCAAGTGTTATTTTTCCCAACTTTTATTTGGAAGCCAAGGCAAATTAACTAAAAAAGAAATCCTTCCTTTAAAAAAAGATGAGTTAAAAACTTTAAAGCAGGTCTCAAAGTATACGTCTGTGGGGAAAAAAGTCCTAAAAAAATTAGTTGTTTTTAAATTAAATGGCGGATTAGGCACAACAATGGGTTTAAAAAAACCCAAAGGACTTATTCCTGTAAAAAATAATAAAAACTTCTTAGAATTAAGCATAGAACAAATAGAAATACTTCGCTCTAAACATAAACAAAACATTCCTCTTATTTTTATGAATAGCTTTTATACTCATGAAGCTACAATGAAATTTCTAGAAAAAAACTTAAATACAGAGGGAATTCCTTCATCCTTTGTCCAAAACAAATTCCCTCGAATTTTTAAAAAAGACCTTTCTCCAGCTAAGTGGTCTAACGACCCTCAATTAGAATGGAACCCCCCAGGACATGGAGATTTTTATACAGCTTTATTTACTACTCGACTATTAGATATTTTACTTGATAAAGGATATCAGTATGCTTTTATATCCAACTGTGACAATTTAGGAGCTAAATTAGACTTAGGCATTCTTGGGTATTTGGCCAAGGAAGAGCTTTCATTTATTATGGAGGTAACAGAAAGAACACATGTGGATAAAAAGGGCGGACATTTATGTAGATTATTAAAAAACTATCGTCTTGCCTTAAGAGAACTTGCTCAATGTCCATCAAATGAACTATCCGAGTTCCAAAATATCAAACTCTACTCTTTTTTCAATACTAATTCTTTATGGTTAGACTTAAAACAAATTAAAAAAATATTTTTACGCCATAAATTAATGCCCCTTGACCTAATTATTAATGAAAAACATATTGACTCAGCAGATTCTTCTTCTCCTCTAGTCTACCAACTTGAAACAGCTATTGGTTCAGCTATTTCTGCCTTTGACTTTGCTGAAGCTATTAATGTTCCCAGAAATAGATTCTCTCCTGTAAAAACAACTTCGGATTTACTTTTAATTCGTTCTAATTGTTATAACTTAGATCAAGACAAAAACATTACTTTACGCAATACTCAAGATTGCCTTCCCAAAATTATTTTGGATCCAAAATTTTACAAAAATCTACATGATTTTGAGAAACGATTTCCTTATCCCGTTAAAATACAAAATTGTTCACAAATAGAAATTTATGGCAATATATTCTTTGGTAAAAACATTATTTTTAAGGATAAAGTTAAAATTATAAACAAAACTGACAAAGAAATATATATAGAAGATAAAACAATAAGTAGCGAGTTAATTATAGAAAATTAA
- a CDS encoding acyl-CoA thioesterase → METYVIVRPEHLNHHGYLFGGMMLKWVDEFAWLAASKEFTGCRMVTIAMDEIQFKKPVVNGSILRFDIKLYKQHNTSATYQVNVYADAPGATEEILVFNTKVTFVRVNEQGKKIPLPKKNGD, encoded by the coding sequence ATGGAAACATATGTTATTGTGAGACCAGAACATTTAAATCATCATGGCTATCTTTTTGGTGGAATGATGTTAAAATGGGTGGATGAATTCGCATGGCTAGCAGCTTCTAAAGAATTTACAGGATGTAGAATGGTAACTATTGCTATGGATGAGATTCAATTTAAAAAACCTGTAGTAAATGGTTCTATTTTGCGTTTTGATATTAAATTATATAAACAGCACAATACATCAGCAACATATCAAGTAAATGTATATGCTGATGCACCTGGTGCAACAGAAGAGATATTGGTTTTTAATACAAAAGTGACTTTTGTAAGGGTTAATGAGCAAGGTAAAAAAATACCCTTACCTAAAAAGAATGGAGATTAA
- the dsrK gene encoding sulfate reduction electron transfer complex DsrMKJOP subunit DsrK, with protein MALPNARKLFSQISHRMPKREWMDIPVEIKQGRYCYPANPKSLEYVGMPHARKWSPLDDDWKLPENWMEIIRQGMKDRLDKFRTFKIFMDICVRCGACADKCHFFIGTGDPKNMPVLRAELLRSIYRGEFTTAGKILGRFAGARKLTEEVIKEWWYYFYQCTECRRCSLFCPYGIDQAEITIIGRELTNLLGLNTDWIATPVANCYRTGNHLGIQPHAFKEMLEFFCDDIEDITGIRPEPEFNKKGADILFITPSGDVFADPGTYTCMGYLMLFHYLKEEYGLEVTWSTYASEGGNFGFFTSHEMMKRLNAKMYLEAKRLGVKWILGGECGHMWRVIHQYMDTMNGPADFLEEPVNPITGTKFENAKSTKMVHITEFTADLIKHGKLKLDKSRNDHIKVTFHDSCNPSRGMGLLEEPRYVIKNVCNHFYEMPENTIREQTFCCGSGAGLNAGEIEELRFLGGLPRANAVKHVHEKHGVNMLACICAIDRAALPPLMEYWVPEVDVTGVHELVGNALILPGEKERETDLRGEPLPGKEG; from the coding sequence ATGGCTCTACCAAATGCAAGAAAATTATTTTCCCAGATTTCTCACAGGATGCCCAAGAGAGAATGGATGGACATTCCTGTGGAAATCAAACAAGGTCGTTATTGTTATCCTGCTAACCCTAAAAGCCTTGAGTATGTTGGCATGCCTCATGCCCGCAAATGGAGTCCTCTGGATGATGATTGGAAGCTGCCAGAAAATTGGATGGAAATTATTCGCCAGGGCATGAAGGATAGGTTAGATAAGTTCAGAACTTTTAAAATTTTTATGGACATTTGTGTTCGTTGTGGAGCGTGTGCTGACAAGTGTCATTTTTTTATTGGCACAGGTGATCCTAAGAATATGCCTGTTTTAAGGGCTGAACTTTTGCGCTCCATTTATAGAGGTGAATTTACAACAGCAGGTAAAATATTAGGTCGTTTTGCAGGGGCAAGAAAGCTAACAGAAGAAGTTATTAAAGAGTGGTGGTATTATTTTTATCAATGCACAGAGTGTAGAAGGTGCTCTCTTTTCTGTCCTTATGGTATAGACCAGGCAGAAATTACAATTATAGGCAGAGAGCTCACCAATTTGCTTGGACTTAATACTGACTGGATCGCTACTCCTGTAGCCAACTGTTACAGAACTGGTAACCATCTTGGCATCCAACCTCATGCCTTTAAAGAGATGTTAGAGTTTTTCTGTGATGATATTGAGGATATTACAGGAATTCGTCCTGAACCTGAATTTAATAAAAAGGGAGCAGATATTTTATTTATAACTCCTTCAGGAGATGTTTTTGCAGACCCAGGCACATATACTTGTATGGGTTATTTAATGTTGTTTCATTATTTAAAAGAAGAATATGGTTTAGAAGTTACTTGGAGTACTTATGCTTCTGAAGGTGGTAATTTTGGCTTTTTTACTTCTCATGAAATGATGAAAAGGCTTAATGCTAAAATGTATCTGGAAGCCAAAAGACTTGGTGTAAAGTGGATTTTAGGTGGCGAATGTGGACATATGTGGCGTGTTATCCATCAATATATGGATACAATGAATGGTCCAGCTGATTTTCTAGAGGAACCTGTAAATCCGATTACTGGCACTAAGTTTGAAAATGCTAAATCTACAAAAATGGTTCATATAACTGAGTTTACAGCAGACTTAATAAAACATGGAAAGTTAAAATTGGATAAAAGTAGAAATGACCATATAAAAGTAACTTTCCATGATTCTTGTAATCCCTCCAGAGGTATGGGATTGTTAGAAGAGCCTCGTTATGTGATTAAAAATGTTTGTAACCATTTTTATGAGATGCCTGAAAATACTATTCGGGAACAGACTTTTTGTTGCGGTAGTGGTGCTGGTTTAAATGCTGGTGAAATAGAAGAGCTTAGATTTTTAGGTGGTCTTCCAAGGGCAAATGCTGTTAAGCATGTTCATGAAAAGCATGGGGTTAACATGCTTGCTTGTATTTGTGCAATTGATAGGGCTGCCTTGCCTCCACTAATGGAGTATTGGGTACCTGAGGTAGATGTTACAGGAGTTCATGAATTGGTGGGCAATGCCCTTATTTTGCCAGGGGAAAAAGAACGAGAGACAGATTTGAGGGGAGAACCCTTACCAGGTAAGGAGGGTTAA